The following proteins are encoded in a genomic region of Arachis stenosperma cultivar V10309 chromosome 4, arast.V10309.gnm1.PFL2, whole genome shotgun sequence:
- the LOC130973563 gene encoding uncharacterized protein LOC130973563, with amino-acid sequence MIVCVAVVGHQNNPLYIQSFTEADDALKLHHIVHCSLDVVDERVNNPKKSGPLLNETFLGLLYPIENFKVYGYLTNTKVKFILVTTDLDVKDADVRNFFRRFHAAYVDAVSNPFHVPGKKITSRTFAERVSTIVKSFGLTSTV; translated from the exons ATGATCGTCTGCGTCGCCGTCGTCGGTCACCAGAACAATCCGCTATACATACAGAGTTTCACGGAAGCAGATGATGCTCTCAAGCTGCACCacattgtccattgctccctcGACGTTGTTGATGAACGAG TGAATAATCCCAAGAAATCTGGACCTTTGCTGAATGAGACGTTTCTGGGCTTGCTTTATCCTATTGAAAATTTCAAAGT GTATGGATATCTGACTAATACAAAGGTGAAGTTTATCTTGGTTACGACAGATCTGGATGTTAAAGATGCAGATGTTAGAAAT TTTTTCAGGAGGTTCCATGCTGCTTATGTAGATGCAGTGTCAAACCCATTTCATGTGCCAGGTAAAAAGATAACCTCCAGAACTTTCGCAGAAAGAGTCTCCACAATTGTTAAGTCATTTGGTTTGACTTCAACTGTGTGA
- the LOC130973684 gene encoding uncharacterized protein LOC130973684: protein MAGGRFRELFKKYGKVALGVHCSVSAASISGLYVAIRNNVDVESVLEKFHMGAVSDKEDPNSDNPNLNSSSSVDPVMVNGADDEEKPKSRTAQLAASAGGAFTLALLCNKALFPVRVPITVMLTPPIARFLRSRNIIKSI, encoded by the coding sequence ATGGCGGGTGGTAGGTTCCGCGAGCTCTTCAAAAAATACGGCAAAGTAGCATTGGGCGTTCACTGCAGCGTCTCCGCCGCTTCCATCAGTGGCCTCTACGTTGCAATAAGGAACAACGTTGACGTCGAGTCCGTGCTCGAAAAGTTTCATATGGGTGCTGTTTCCGATAAAGAAGACCCTAATTCTGATAACCCTAACCTTAATTCCTCTTCTTCCGTTGACCCTGTTATGGTCAACGGTGCTGACGACGAAGAGAAGCCCAAGAGTAGGACTGCGCAGCTCGCTGCCTCTGCCGGCGGTGCCTTCACGCTCGCTCTGCTATGCAACAAGGCGTTGTTCCCGGTTAGGGTTCCGATCACCGTTATGCTGACGCCGCCAATCGCGAGGTTCTTGCGGAGTAGGAACATCATCAAGAGTATTTGA
- the LOC130973759 gene encoding uncharacterized protein LOC130973759, protein MVIPIGIRKNWFKYFQYEEGKDTPSDIRNILLIIFTLVAAVTFQAGINPPGGVWQDGEKAGRAIYASQKKAYYVFLIFNTLAFSNSILVILSLTHKFPFNFEIWVATISMAVTYGSSVFAVTPGNSVRFRYVLITAAGPFVLRISASIFGLLLRKYVPHHNELSLGHG, encoded by the coding sequence ATGGTTATTCCAATTGGTATAAGAAAAAATTGGTTCAAATATTTTCAGTATGAAGAAGGAAAAGACACACCAAGTGACATTAGAAACATTCTTCTAATAATCTTCACACTGGTGGCAGCAGTTACATTCCAAGCTGGGATTAATCCTCCAGGTGGTGTTTGGCAAGATGGTGAGAAAGCAGGAAGAGCAATCTATGCTTCTCAGAAGAAAGCTTATTATGTTTTTCTCATCTTCAACACTCTTGCTTTCTCAAATTCAATCTTGGTAATTCTGTCACTTACACATAAGTTCCCTTTCAATTTTGAGATTTGGGTTGCAACTATTTCTATGGCTGTCACTTATGGTTCCTCTGTTTTTGCTGTCACACCTGGGAATTCTGTTAGATTTCGTTATGTTCTAATTACTGCTGCTGGTCCATTTGTTTTGAGAATTTCGGCTTCTATTTTTGGCTTATTGTTAAGGAAATATGTTCCTCATCACAATGAATTAAGCTTAGGTCATGGTTGA